From Helicobacter anatolicus:
GTAGCAAAAATAAAAAGGTAAGTATAGAGGAATAGCTCCTCTATACCCCCTAGAAGATTAAATAATTTATTATTTTAAATTTGGATTACAAAATCCCTACATATACAATCCACCATTAACCTTTAAAACTTCGCCTGTGATATAGCTTGCACTATCGCTCAACAAAAATGCTACAGCATTTGCAATCTCCACACCATCTGCAAAACGCCCTAATGGAATATTTTTCATATAAGATTCTTTTACATCTTCTTTCAATTCATTAGTCATATCAGTTTGCACAAATCCAGGAGTAATACAATTAAATCTTACATTTCTTGGTGCACCTTCATAAGCAAAAGATTTGCTCATAGCAATCATGCCACCCTTACTAGCTGCATAGTTTGTCTGCCCTGCATTCCCCCTTTCACCAATAATGGAAGCAATATTAACCACACTACCCATTCTTTGCTTGCTCATTATTTTTAAAGCTTCTCTACAACCTACAAAACAAGATTTTAAATTCGCATCAATTACACCCATAAATTCTTCTGTTTTCATTCTCAAAGCAAGTTTATCATTTGTAATGCCTGCATTAT
This genomic window contains:
- the fabG gene encoding 3-oxoacyl-ACP reductase FabG gives rise to the protein MQFSGKNVLITGASKSIGADIARVLAGYGLKVWINYRSKPELAENLKKEIEDKGGKAAIIAFDATNEEAFIEAIKVIVESDGELSYLVNNAGITNDKLALRMKTEEFMGVIDANLKSCFVGCREALKIMSKQRMGSVVNIASIIGERGNAGQTNYAASKGGMIAMSKSFAYEGAPRNVRFNCITPGFVQTDMTNELKEDVKESYMKNIPLGRFADGVEIANAVAFLLSDSASYITGEVLKVNGGLYM